A stretch of the Gracilinanus agilis isolate LMUSP501 chromosome 4, AgileGrace, whole genome shotgun sequence genome encodes the following:
- the VWA7 gene encoding von Willebrand factor A domain-containing protein 7, protein MVPDKVPCPCLGSILLLLLLPWLPPVSGFFPNIWSLVAAPSSITHQDLTEEAALNVTLQLFLERPPPGRNPLRLEDFQGRTLLADDLFAAYFGLGTLSRRFRAALGEVARANAAQDFLSVTRNDPEMHFDSEQLVGSRAHLVGSLRQALSAARALEYPLARKHLGAMLHALQDFYSHSNWVELGEQQPHPDLLWPGRKLKNLAQVGDPMCSDCEELSCPGNLLGSVFLTSGYFGAEPPKPPGKCSHGGHFDQSSHDTPRGGINKDSTSPAFSPHHDLHPQAAQLALQASIQALNLLRGRLGDSGFSRLLQISPASSLSFVLDTTGSMGEEINAAKIQARRIIDQRRGGPMEPTHYILVPFHDPGFGPVFKTSDSDAFWKQINEIHALGGGDEPEMCLSALELALLHTPQFSDIFVFTDASPKDAYLTNRVEALSQKQHCKVTFLVTEDPSRRVRREVLSPKRFEPYQAIAMASGGEVIFTKDQYIQSVASVVGESMMDMVTLALVPSVLPTKGPFVFHVDKLLHGLIIHLHGEINTFRISDPTGISQDIHQACGPLGHIQSFGQFWTVNLNDPPEVGAWEIAITAQGIPGVRVKAKTSLDFLFYFGIPIENGPHPGLYPLSQPVAGLHTILLVEVMGLVPGIPNVNLSHVILRGDPESGELGHVALEPTGAPERGVFTALLDPKLLLTQRPFFLELIGQDDRQSSLQRVAPQPCTVAPVLLELSGPSDPLSPGHQALLSLHIASFSGPWDLIITASVSPNFPFTSNLSRVNVGQNESAWGQLWLQVPGSATLDSLVTVMVTAKAKSNSPAPQAHAFLQLLVQAPHQEQLDDRGLSSRPTQNISRPNLHNSTLGPQRGGSEGSLAAGLWWGPMRALLLLLLLGMAAW, encoded by the exons ATGGTCCCTGACAAAGTGCCTTGCCCCTGCCTGGGCTCCATACTCCTACTCTTGCTGTTACCATGGCTTCCCCCAGTATCTGGCTTCTTCCCCAACATCTGGAGCCTGGTGGCAGCCCCCAGTTCCATCACCCACCAGGACCTGACGGAGGAAGCTGCTCTCAATGTCACCCTGCAGCTCTTCTTGGAAAGGCCACCCCCTGGCAGGAATCCTCTCCGCCTGGAGGACTTCCAG ggTCGGACACTGCTGGCTGATGACCTCTTTGCCGCTTACTTTGGGCTTGGGACCCTATCTCGACGCTTCAGGGCGGCCCTGGGTGAGGTGGCTCGTGCGAATGCAGCCCAGGACTTCCTCTCAGTGACCAGGAATGACCCAGAGATGCACTTTGATTCAGAACAGCTGGTTGGGAGTCGTGCCCACCTTGTGGGGAGCCTTCGTCAAGCCCTCAGTGCTGCCCGTGCCCTAGAATACCCTCTGGCCCGAAAACACCTAGGAGCCATGCTACACGCCTTGCAG GATTTCTACAGCCATAGCAATTGGGTGGAGCTGGGAGAGCAGCAGCCCCACCCTGACCTCCTGTGGCCTGGACGGAAGCTCAAGAATTTGGCTCAGG TTGGGGACCCGATGTGCTCTGACTGTGAAGAGTTGAGTTGCCCTGGAAATTTACTGGGTTCCGTGTTCCTCACTTCTGGTTACTTTGGGGCAGAGCCCCCCAAACCTCCAG GGAAATGTAGCCACGGGGGCCATTTTGACCAGAGCAGCCATGATACCCCCCGAGGGGGCATCAATAAGGATAGCACATCTCCAGCTTTCTCACCACACCATGATTTGCACCCCCAAGCAGCTCAGCTTGCTCTCCAGGCCTCCATCCAGGCTCTGAACCTCCTCCGGGGCCGCCTAGGGGATTCTGGGTTTTCCAG ACTTCTGCAAATCTCCCCAGCCTCCAGCCTGAGCTTTGTCCTGGACACTACAGGCAGTATGGGGGAAGAAATTAATGCAGCCAAAATACAGGCTCGGAGAATCATTGACCAACGTCGTGGTGGCCCCATGGAGCCTACCCACTACATTCTTGTGCCTTTCCATGATCCTG gaTTTGGGCCTGTCTTTAAGACCAGTGACTCTGATGCCTTCTGGAAACAGATCAATGAGATCCATGCTCTAGGGGGTGGAGATGAGCCTGAGATGTGTCTGTCAGCCCTGGAG CTGGCCCTGCTCCACACACCCCAGTTCTCAGACATCTTTGTCTTCACTGATGCCTCCCCCAAGGATGCCTATCTCACCAATCGTGTAGAGGCCCTCAGCCAGAAGCAGCACTGCAAG GTGACTTTCTTGGTGACAGAGGACCCATCAAGGAGGGTTCGAAGAGAGGTCCTGTCCCCAAAGCGGTTTGAACCATATCAGGCAATAGCCATGGCTTCAGGGGGAGAAGTTATTTTTACCAAGGACCAGTATATTCAGAGCGTGGCAAGTGTGGTGGGTGAAAGCATGATGGATATG GTGACATTAGCCCTGGTGCCTTCTGTCCTGCCCACCAAGGGGCCTTTCGTGTTCCATGTGGACAAGCTGCTTCATGGACTCATCATCCACCTCCATGGAGAGATAAACACCTTCAGGATATCAGACCCCACGG GTATTTCTCAGGATATCCATCAGGCTTGTGGGCCTCTGGGTCATATTCAAAGCTTTGGTCAGTTCTGGACAGTGAACCTAAATGACCCCCCTGAGGTTGGGGCCTGGGAAATAGCAATCACAGCACAGGGGATACCTGGAGTAAGAGTGAAAG CTAAGACTTCCCtggattttctcttctattttgggATTCCCATTGAGAATGGACCCCATCCTGGCCTTTATCCCCTAAGCCAACCTGTTGCAG GTCTCCATACCATTCTTCTAGTTGAAGTGATGGGATTGGTTCCTGGCATTCCCAATGTGAATCTCTCTCATGTTATCCTTCGGGGAGACCCTGAGAGTGGAGAGTTGGGCCATGTGGCCCTAGAGCCAACGGGGGCCCCTGAACGGGGAGTTTTCACTGCTCTCTTGGACCCCAAGCTCCTCCTCACCCAGAGACCTTTCTTCCTGGAGTTGATTGGCCAGGATGATAGGCAGTCCAGTCTTCAGAGAGTAGCCCCTCAGCCTTGTACTGTGGCTCCTGTCCTTCTTGAG ctcagtggTCCTTCTGACCCTCTTAGCCCAGGCCACCAGGCTCTGCTCAGTCTCCACATCGCTAGCTTCTCAGGACCATGGGACCTCATCATTACAGCTTCTGTCAGCCCCAACTTCCCTTTCACCTCCAACCTTTCTAG GGTTAATGTGGGGCAGAATGAGTCAGCCTGGGGCCAATTGTGGCTACAGGTTCCGGGCTCAGCCACACTGGACTCATTAGTGACAGTGATGGTGACAGCAAAAGCCAAGTCCAACAGTCCAGCTCCCCAGGCACATGCTTTCCTCCAGCTCTTGGTGCAAGCACCCCACCAG gAGCAGCTGGATGACCGTGGCCTTTCCTCCAGGCCAACTCAGAACATCTCCAGGCCAAACCTGCATAACTCCACTCTGGGGCCCCAAAGGGGTGGGAGCGAGGGAAGCCTGGCAGCTGGCCTTTGGTGGGGGCCAATGAGGgcgctgttgctgctgctgctgcttggcATGGCTGCCTGGTGA